The genomic DNA ATTTGTGTTATACTAATAACGGCGCACGAGAACACCCACGGCTCCATTGGTGGGCAGGGTTCAGAATGTTCTGCTCGTGTTCGCAACCCATCGACTCTGTGCCCCACCTTGGCAGTGGGTAGGGTAGCTTCTACCGCCGTTGTCTTTCCCAAAACAGAGCCATTTCAGAGAGAAGTCCCCGGCTGGGGGCTTCTCTCTTTTTTCGGGTGTCTTTTTTCGGGTGTCTTGTATTTTGGATGCAATTCCTTTCATGATGGAGCATGTTGAAACCCACCCTGGTTGTTGCACTTCTGGTTGGAACCCTTGCTCAGGCTGCAGGCATCACCAATGCCACCATCTCCAAAGAACTGGTCAAAGCAGGAAAACTCAAAACCCAGAGCAACCCTTTCTGTCAGGCCCTCAGCAAAACCAATTCTGAAAAAGTCACCGCTTATGTGGCACCTCAGGCGTTCAAGGAATTCCAGGGTGCCCTGCTCAAATTCAGCCTGGAAAAAGCAGATGCCAGCGCTGGAGGAAAAGCCAAAAAGAACCCTTTGCTCAAACGCCACAACGAATGGGTGGATGAAGGAGATGGTTCTTACTCCATGATGTTCTCGGCTTTTGGCAGCAAAACCTTTGATCCCTCACTGGTGGTCTACATCAAAGCTGCAGGCAAAAACACCCACGTTTGCACCCTGATCCGCTGAGGTCTGGTTTGCTGCTGGTTTTCAAAAAACAAGAAAAAGGACTCCTGTTTGGAGTCCTTTTCGCATGATGGGATCAAATCAGAGGGTTAAACTTTCACCGGGCTGCAGGGCCAGAATCTGCAAACCCTCAATCCCTCTGGTCAGCTCAGAAAGCTGCTCAGGGGTTCCGGTCAGGGTGGGCATGGTCCCGTAATGAAAAGGCACCACCTGAGAGACCTGCAACAGACGGATGGCATGCGAAGCCTCCAGGGGTCCCATGGTGAAGCGGTCTCCAATGGGCAGCAGGGCCAGGGTGGGCTGGTAAATCTCTGCAATCAGACGCATGTCTCCAAAAATGCAGGTGTCACCAGCCACATAAATGCGACTGTCTCCCAGGTTCAGTACGTACCCCACGCCCTCATGCAGCCACTCTGCCCCGTTCTCGGTGTTGATCTGGGCATGGTGAAAAGCCTGGGTCATGGTGATTTTCACGTCCATCAATTCAATGGTTCCCCCCTTGTTCATTCCCTCAAACAGGCCCGGTTGAATGCCCTGCTCGATCAGAAACCAGCGGATGGGGTTGGGAACCACAAAACGGGTGCCCATCCGGGCAGCCTGATAAATCACCTCCAGGTCCATGTGGTCGCCATGTCCATGGGTGATCAGGATCAGGTCTGCTCCAGCAAAAGTTTTGAAGGGCTCGGGACAGGCAGGATTGTCTTTCAGCCAGGGATCAATCAG from Deinococcus roseus includes the following:
- a CDS encoding metal-dependent hydrolase; its protein translation is MPAKLTFMGHASFKLVTDQGKTILIDPWLKDNPACPEPFKTFAGADLILITHGHGDHMDLEVIYQAARMGTRFVVPNPIRWFLIEQGIQPGLFEGMNKGGTIELMDVKITMTQAFHHAQINTENGAEWLHEGVGYVLNLGDSRIYVAGDTCIFGDMRLIAEIYQPTLALLPIGDRFTMGPLEASHAIRLLQVSQVVPFHYGTMPTLTGTPEQLSELTRGIEGLQILALQPGESLTL